Proteins from a single region of Parasedimentitalea psychrophila:
- a CDS encoding type I secretion protein, whose amino-acid sequence MVALEISSEIGNPMSQALFGGNFLFTRDQLGDEGTYDELSAALGTENIRYPGGSITERLFDVSDPDRSIAFDDHAGANVEIVPLSEFMAFAEQEAHSVTIVLPTRSYFSDETDMNDNRFVEFDEQVLSQFAIDVASGVYGNVQIDAFEIGNEYWGSGEMSSVEYGRVSSRMVEVLDAALDSVSNDTFPSNAIDIVVQSGTNFSYSQLDDQYSYISDPDEILEALAEDYGLDLEADFKFGSGALNWTAINNELIMREFDTPEEIGGLDAVAAHVYSREPEVPGTRDFFLKEIDNSWLEKFPDLETYITEWNLKSGVGALDSGDYGLKQAHEMLNILEAFSDHGVDAAHVWPLSQNTSNALSRGFEYDELSPPGEMFRLMEEELTGTRPLDLIGSEGRETEITVSDIDVHTFANPEKFVMYLASTSDEVTSTTIDLRNLLNEDDSAYVTYLGVQPGDAPGGVTSGALVEEPSAKEVQQEIFVDGMVQVDLDAYEIMQVVITSPTWTEDMENYWSNVEGNDPDPDDEPVIPETDPPIEDPENPEVDSDDGGDDSSGISGILLAFLPLLALLGMG is encoded by the coding sequence ATGGTTGCGTTAGAAATAAGTTCCGAAATCGGAAACCCGATGTCACAAGCTCTATTTGGGGGGAACTTTCTGTTTACCCGTGATCAGCTAGGTGATGAAGGTACTTATGACGAGCTTTCAGCTGCTTTAGGTACTGAAAACATCAGATACCCTGGGGGGTCCATTACTGAACGATTGTTTGATGTTTCTGATCCGGATCGAAGCATAGCTTTTGACGATCACGCAGGCGCGAATGTTGAAATTGTCCCGCTTTCTGAATTTATGGCGTTTGCGGAACAAGAGGCTCATTCAGTGACAATTGTGTTGCCTACGAGGTCTTATTTCTCCGATGAAACGGACATGAATGACAATCGTTTCGTGGAGTTTGATGAGCAGGTTCTTTCTCAGTTCGCTATAGATGTCGCATCTGGTGTCTATGGCAACGTCCAGATTGATGCCTTCGAAATCGGTAATGAGTATTGGGGATCAGGTGAGATGTCGTCCGTCGAATACGGGCGTGTCTCCAGCAGGATGGTGGAGGTATTGGATGCTGCATTAGATTCTGTTTCTAATGATACCTTTCCTTCTAATGCAATTGACATTGTCGTTCAATCAGGAACAAATTTTTCTTACTCTCAACTGGACGACCAGTATTCTTACATTTCCGATCCTGATGAAATTTTGGAAGCTCTTGCGGAAGATTACGGCTTAGATCTTGAAGCAGACTTTAAATTTGGTTCGGGCGCTCTAAATTGGACAGCGATTAACAATGAACTGATTATGAGAGAGTTCGATACCCCTGAGGAGATAGGCGGTTTAGATGCTGTTGCGGCACATGTTTACTCACGAGAGCCAGAAGTCCCAGGAACTCGTGATTTTTTTCTAAAGGAGATAGATAACTCCTGGCTTGAAAAATTTCCAGATTTAGAAACCTATATCACTGAGTGGAATCTAAAGTCAGGGGTCGGAGCATTAGACAGTGGCGATTACGGGCTTAAACAAGCCCATGAGATGCTGAATATCCTCGAAGCATTTTCAGACCATGGCGTAGACGCGGCTCACGTCTGGCCCCTGTCTCAAAATACGAGCAACGCTTTAAGCCGAGGATTTGAGTATGATGAGCTTTCGCCTCCAGGAGAAATGTTCCGCCTAATGGAAGAGGAGCTTACTGGAACTAGGCCGCTTGATCTCATCGGGTCGGAAGGAAGAGAGACAGAAATAACAGTCTCTGATATTGATGTGCATACCTTCGCCAACCCTGAAAAGTTTGTCATGTATTTGGCTTCCACATCAGACGAAGTGACCAGCACTACTATCGACCTGCGTAACTTGCTGAACGAGGATGATTCCGCCTACGTGACATACCTAGGTGTTCAGCCAGGCGACGCACCTGGAGGCGTTACGTCAGGCGCCCTCGTCGAAGAGCCCTCGGCGAAAGAAGTACAGCAGGAAATCTTTGTTGACGGAATGGTGCAAGTCGATCTTGATGCGTATGAAATTATGCAAGTGGTAATAACTTCCCCGACTTGGACCGAGGACATGGAAAACTACTGGTCCAACGTTGAAGGTAACGACCCGGATCCAGATGACGAACCAGTAATTCCAGAAACGGATCCACCAATCGAAGATCCAGAAAACCCCGAAGTCGATTCTGATGACGGCGGTGATGATAGTTCAGGAATATCTGGGATACTGTTGGCCTTTTTACCATTGCTAGCCCTGCTCGGGATGGGTTGA
- a CDS encoding calcium-binding protein, with the protein MLMGVAMLASLAIGSLFGDDEMPEDVLDEEDNNGPDLVTGIFGGDDEGDQEGPTDGGSAPAFPGIVFSDLDEAHWDTENFQSLSPEELMGNSINTAQAVYVADTELAENVDVSAWTHAIVYSGEGDTVIGGDDHPEGDQFAVISGGGSVVEGGDGDGIFVALNDGNLIRAGGGDDLLVSDSGAAYLDGGEGNDTIFAYNGDWVTPSATSRFEDYSDTSIDTISGGAGDDVIVASSGDIVNSGTGSDEIFLFGYHNSVQDFEVGSDSIISFLPEEPSVEGAVAPIQNELFELIHDGTSLQIQYDGENVLSLPNTSDLNIAFSNQSNLENLTFILRGDSAYDGADVVFMHYPTVES; encoded by the coding sequence ATGTTGATGGGTGTAGCAATGCTTGCTTCCCTAGCTATTGGTAGTCTCTTTGGGGATGATGAAATGCCTGAGGATGTCTTAGATGAAGAAGACAACAATGGACCAGATTTAGTGACTGGAATATTTGGGGGCGACGACGAGGGAGATCAGGAAGGCCCTACTGATGGTGGATCTGCACCGGCCTTTCCTGGCATCGTCTTTTCAGATCTTGATGAAGCTCATTGGGACACTGAAAACTTCCAGTCTCTTTCTCCAGAGGAACTCATGGGTAATTCTATTAACACGGCTCAGGCGGTTTACGTTGCCGATACTGAACTTGCCGAAAATGTTGATGTCTCCGCATGGACGCACGCCATTGTTTATTCGGGTGAGGGCGATACAGTGATTGGTGGCGATGACCACCCAGAGGGCGATCAGTTTGCCGTGATCTCTGGCGGAGGTTCTGTTGTAGAAGGCGGAGACGGTGATGGGATATTTGTAGCCCTGAATGATGGGAATTTGATTCGGGCTGGAGGGGGGGATGATCTCCTGGTTTCTGATAGTGGAGCGGCGTATCTTGATGGAGGTGAAGGTAACGATACAATTTTTGCCTACAACGGTGACTGGGTCACCCCCTCGGCAACTAGTCGATTTGAGGACTATTCTGATACTAGTATAGACACGATTTCAGGTGGAGCAGGAGATGATGTTATCGTTGCGTCGAGCGGGGACATTGTTAACTCTGGAACCGGCTCTGATGAAATTTTCCTCTTCGGGTATCACAATTCAGTTCAGGATTTTGAAGTCGGAAGTGACAGCATAATCTCGTTTCTTCCGGAGGAACCAAGTGTGGAGGGGGCTGTGGCGCCCATTCAAAATGAACTGTTCGAACTGATTCACGACGGTACTTCGCTTCAAATCCAGTACGATGGAGAGAATGTTCTTTCCCTTCCAAACACCAGCGATCTCAATATTGCGTTTTCCAACCAGAGCAACCTAGAAAACCTAACCTTTATCTTGCGTGGGGATAGTGCTTACGATGGAGCTGATGTTGTTTTCATGCACTACCCGACTGTTGAATCGTAG
- a CDS encoding IS5 family transposase, with amino-acid sequence MSSWAPTRYKTKNWSHYNLSLKRRGSLSIWFDAGMDWEAKPSGKPGRQQAYSDAAIQACLTLKVLFGLPLRQATGFVESLLKLIDLDWEVPDFSTLSRRQKALSVTIPYRGSAGPLHLLVDSTGIKAEGEGEWNARKHGGTKRRIWRKIHIGIDDNTMEIRAIEVTSNGVGDAPILPELLDQIPPGQEIGSVTADGAYDTRKCHDAIAARNAHAVIPPRKNAKLWKSDTPGAQARNEAVRCSKYLGRALWRQLAGYHRRSRVETKMHCMKLLGQRLSARDFERQVAEIQIRAAILNGFTALGIPQTEAVG; translated from the coding sequence ATGAGCAGCTGGGCACCGACGAGATACAAGACCAAGAACTGGTCGCACTATAACCTTTCCTTGAAGCGACGCGGTTCGCTATCGATCTGGTTTGACGCTGGAATGGATTGGGAGGCCAAGCCTTCAGGCAAGCCGGGGCGGCAGCAAGCCTATAGCGACGCTGCGATCCAAGCTTGTTTAACGCTGAAAGTGCTGTTCGGGCTGCCCTTGAGGCAGGCAACTGGGTTTGTTGAAAGCTTGCTGAAGCTGATTGATCTCGACTGGGAGGTGCCGGATTTCAGTACGCTTAGCAGGCGGCAAAAAGCCCTGTCAGTTACCATTCCTTACCGGGGTTCAGCAGGGCCGCTGCACCTTCTTGTGGACAGCACCGGCATCAAAGCCGAGGGAGAAGGTGAGTGGAATGCGCGCAAACATGGTGGCACGAAGCGCCGTATCTGGCGCAAGATCCACATTGGGATTGACGACAATACCATGGAAATACGTGCAATCGAAGTGACCAGCAACGGCGTCGGTGACGCACCCATTCTACCCGAACTCCTCGATCAGATCCCGCCAGGTCAGGAGATCGGCAGCGTCACAGCAGACGGGGCATATGATACGCGCAAATGCCACGACGCAATTGCTGCTCGCAATGCCCATGCTGTGATCCCACCGCGCAAGAATGCCAAGTTATGGAAGTCCGACACGCCTGGGGCACAAGCACGAAACGAAGCGGTCCGGTGCTCAAAGTATTTGGGTCGCGCGTTGTGGAGGCAACTGGCCGGATACCACCGCCGTAGCCGCGTCGAAACGAAGATGCATTGTATGAAACTTTTAGGTCAGCGCCTCTCCGCAAGAGACTTCGAGCGCCAGGTTGCTGAGATCCAAATCCGCGCCGCGATCCTCAATGGCTTCACAGCTCTTGGCATACCCCAGACAGAGGCCGTAGGATAA